From the genome of Anopheles moucheti chromosome 3, idAnoMoucSN_F20_07, whole genome shotgun sequence, one region includes:
- the LOC128304098 gene encoding endocuticle structural glycoprotein ABD-4, with protein sequence MKLLIVLALVASAYGYPQHERHEHLEHHETSTYIPILKYDKQQGEDGSYRTIYQTGNNIVHEESGYLKDASEDHPNGILVQQGAYSYEAPNGEVIQVQYTADENGFRVQSDSLPTTPPVPLAIQEGLKEIYEGIKRREQEAKNNPKYAEDEAKRAELDYNGQYYNQ encoded by the exons ATGAAGCTTCTG ATCGTGCTTGCGCTGGTGGCATCCGCTTACGGGTATCCGCAGCATGAACGTCACGAGCATCTGGAACATCACGAAACGAGCACCTACATTCCCATCCTGAAGTACGACAAACAGCAGGGCGAAGATGGCAGCTATAGGACTAT CTACCAGACGGGTAACAACATCGTGCACGAAGAGTCCGGATATTTGAAGGACGCTTCGGAAGACCACCCCAATGGTATTTTGGTCCAGCAAGGCGCCTACTCGTACGAAGCCCCGAACGGTGAGGTCATACAGGTGCAGTACACGGCCGATGAGAATGGGTTCCGGGTGCAGAGCGATAGTTTGCCCACAACACCCCCAGTACCGCTAGCAATCCAGGAAGGTCTGAAGGAGATCTACGAAGGTATCAAACGTCGCGAGCAGGAAGCCAAAAACAATCCCAAATACGCGGAAGATGAAGCCAAACGGGCAGAGCTAGACTACAACGGTCAGTACTACAACCAGTAA
- the LOC128304418 gene encoding cuticle protein CP14.6-like — MNTLLALVVLMVAAVYAAPADSDAQAQIVSQKSDVQPDGSFNYAFESANGIKVEDQGTIKSIKVPKLDDTGRQIGEEDVQVSVQTGSFQYTAPDGQIYTLKYIADENGFQPQADHLPVAPSA; from the exons ATGAATACCCTGCTCGCTCTGGTGGTTCTGATGGTGGCGGCCGTATACGCAGCACCGGCCGACAGTGATGCGCAAGCACAAATCGTCAGCCAGAAGTCCGATGTGCAACCGGATGGATCGTTCAACTACGC GTTCGAGTCGGCCAACGGAATCAAGGTTGAGGATCAGGGCACGATCAAGTCGATCAAGGTACCGAAGCTGGACGACACTGGCCGACAGATCGGCGAGGAGGACGTGCAGGTGTCCGTGCAAACTGGCTCCTTCCAGTACACCGCCCCAGACGGTCAGATCTACACGCTAAA GTACATCGCGGATGAGAATGGATTCCAGCCCCAGGCGGACCATCTTCCAGTTGCTCCAAGTGCTTAA
- the LOC128300930 gene encoding endocuticle structural glycoprotein SgAbd-3-like, whose product MLKAVVLLAVFSVIGAQKQHQQQPHQQQLQQQQSLPRYKEIPIVNLENVLEVDGKFRYSYEGGDGTRAAQDGQQIVVNNQVGTASQGQYTYQGDDGKTYSISYIADENGYRPVGDHLPTPPPVPAPIARALAHLATLPPSKEGPGRKF is encoded by the exons ATGCTGAAGGCGGTGGTGCTATTGGCCGTGTTTAGTGTGATTGGTGCGCaaaagcagcatcagcagcaaccgcatcagcagcagctgcagcagcaacagtcgTTGCCGCGCTATAAGGAAATTCCTATCGTGAATTTGGAAAATGTGCTCGAGGTTGATGGGAAGTTTCGATACAGCTACGAGGGTGGCGATGGAACACGCGCCGCTCAGGACGGTCAGCAGATTGTGGTAAACAATCAGGTCGGGACGGCTTCCCAGGGCCAGTACACGTACCAG GGCGATGATGGCAAAACGTACTCCATCTCGTACATAGCGGACGAAAATGGTTATCGGCCGGTGGGTGATCATCTGCCCACGCCACCACCAGTTCCTGCACCGATTGCCCGCGCACTGGCGCACCTGGCAACGTTGCCACCGAGCAAGGAAGGGCCGGGCCGGAAGTTCTAG
- the LOC128300932 gene encoding endocuticle structural glycoprotein ABD-4-like: protein MKCEIVLLFACASLALAAPQRSDAEAEILQQENNIDPDGTYEYSYETANGIRGQETGTLKRANSPDTSDVIVAAGSISYTAPDGSLVELSYTADDENGFQPSGAHLPTPPPIPPQIQKALDYLASLPPSNRRR, encoded by the exons GAAATTGTTCTTCTGTTTGCTTGTGCATCCCTCGCGCTGGCCGCACCGCAAAGGTCAGACGCTGAAGCAGAGATCCTCCAGCAGGAAAACAACATCGATCCGGACGGAACGTATGAGTACAG TTACGAAACGGCCAACGGTATCCGAGGTCAGGAAACGGGAACGCTCAAGCGTGCCAACAGTCCCGACACGAGTGATGTAATTGTGGCGGCCGGTTCTATCAGCTATACCGCACCCGATGGCAGCCTGGTCGAGCTGAGCTACACCGCCGACGATGAGAATGGGTTCCAACCGTCCGGTGCGCACCTTCCCACGCCACCACCCATCCCGCCCCAGATCCAGAAGGCGCTCGACTATCTGGCCAGTCTGCCACCGTCGAACCGGCGGCGTTAA